One Thermoanaerobacter pseudethanolicus ATCC 33223 DNA window includes the following coding sequences:
- a CDS encoding YeeE/YedE thiosulfate transporter family protein, with protein MKSQEHPLSPLFKKIIKDPWSYWIGAALLALLNIALFAFSGHPWGVTTTFSYWGAWIFKALGGHPETWTYFQNPSHAKALTESVFTNAGSVQNIGIIIGAFLATLLASQFKIKKIKSYRQVIAAILGGLLMGYGARIAFGCNAGAYFSGIPSMSLYGWVWAVFGLIGAWIGSKLLVKYFM; from the coding sequence ATGAAGTCCCAGGAGCATCCCCTTTCTCCCCTTTTTAAGAAAATAATAAAGGATCCATGGAGTTATTGGATAGGAGCAGCCCTTTTAGCCCTTTTAAATATAGCTTTATTTGCATTTTCTGGGCATCCATGGGGTGTTACTACGACTTTTTCCTACTGGGGTGCTTGGATATTTAAAGCTTTAGGAGGACATCCAGAGACTTGGACTTATTTCCAAAATCCATCTCATGCAAAAGCACTCACTGAAAGTGTTTTCACAAACGCAGGTTCAGTTCAGAATATAGGGATTATTATAGGAGCTTTTTTGGCTACTCTTTTAGCTTCGCAGTTTAAAATTAAAAAGATAAAATCTTATAGACAAGTTATTGCGGCCATACTTGGTGGCCTTTTAATGGGATACGGTGCAAGAATAGCTTTTGGATGTAATGCTGGAGCTTATTTCAGTGGTATTCCTTCAATGTCTCTCTATGGTTGGGTGTGGGCAGTATTTGGACTAATTGGAGCGTGGATTGGAAGCAAACTTTTAGTCAAATATTTTATGTAA
- a CDS encoding hydantoinase/oxoprolinase N-terminal domain-containing protein — protein sequence MEYRIGIDVGGTNTDAVLVDENLELVESVKVPTTKDVSSGIFEAMNKVLYKSKIDRKKIKYAMLGTTHATNAVAERKRLCKTAIIRIGKPATAAIAPLVDWPKDLVEAVGNHYYLIAGGNEFDGREISPLDENELRKIAKEIKGKVESIAIVSVFSPVNNKHELRAKEILQEVLGEIPISLSHEIGSLGLLERENATVLNAALVEVARTTANSFKDALKREGLTEAKIYLCQNDGTLMSIDYAMRYPILTIACGPTNSMRGAAFLSKLENALVLDVGGTTSDIGVISQGFPRESSIAVEIGGVRTNFRMPDLISLALGGGTIIREKNGEIKIGPESVGYRITEEALVFGGKTITATDIAVRLGLAEVGSKEKVKDIPLEFAKRVYAKMQEMVNEAIDKMKTSKDPQPLVLVGGGSIIIGNEIHGVSEIIRPNNFGVANALGAAIAQVSGEVDRIYSLSEMSREAALNDAKQRAINEAIKAGANPDTIEIVYVEDIPLAYLPGNAVKIRVKAAGSLI from the coding sequence ATGGAATATCGTATTGGAATTGATGTTGGTGGAACCAATACTGATGCAGTTTTAGTAGATGAAAATCTGGAATTAGTAGAGAGTGTTAAAGTACCTACTACTAAAGATGTTTCGAGCGGGATATTTGAAGCAATGAATAAAGTATTATATAAAAGCAAGATAGACCGGAAAAAAATAAAATATGCAATGTTAGGAACAACCCATGCTACGAATGCGGTTGCTGAGCGCAAAAGGCTTTGTAAAACTGCAATTATTCGAATTGGTAAACCCGCAACCGCAGCAATTGCTCCACTAGTTGATTGGCCCAAGGATTTAGTTGAGGCAGTAGGAAATCACTATTACCTAATTGCCGGCGGAAATGAATTTGATGGTAGAGAGATAAGTCCATTGGATGAAAATGAGCTTCGTAAAATCGCCAAAGAAATTAAAGGCAAAGTAGAAAGTATTGCGATAGTATCTGTATTCTCTCCGGTTAACAATAAACATGAATTAAGAGCAAAAGAAATATTACAAGAAGTTCTTGGGGAAATACCAATATCTCTATCTCATGAAATTGGTTCCCTTGGTCTACTTGAAAGAGAAAATGCTACTGTTTTAAATGCTGCTTTAGTTGAAGTTGCTCGGACAACTGCTAATAGTTTTAAAGATGCTTTGAAAAGAGAGGGTCTTACAGAAGCTAAAATATATCTTTGTCAAAACGATGGAACTTTAATGTCGATTGATTATGCGATGCGTTATCCTATCTTAACAATTGCTTGTGGCCCTACAAACAGTATGCGTGGAGCAGCTTTTCTTAGCAAACTAGAAAATGCACTAGTACTTGATGTTGGTGGAACTACAAGTGACATTGGAGTAATTTCTCAGGGATTCCCTAGAGAATCTTCCATTGCCGTAGAGATTGGTGGAGTGCGGACAAACTTTAGAATGCCTGACTTAATTTCGCTTGCACTTGGCGGTGGTACTATCATTCGAGAAAAAAACGGCGAAATTAAGATAGGTCCTGAAAGTGTAGGATATAGAATTACCGAAGAGGCTTTGGTATTTGGAGGGAAAACCATAACTGCTACTGACATTGCAGTTCGTTTGGGATTGGCAGAAGTAGGTTCCAAGGAAAAAGTAAAAGATATACCTTTAGAATTTGCTAAACGCGTATATGCCAAAATGCAAGAAATGGTTAATGAAGCTATTGACAAGATGAAAACTAGTAAAGATCCACAACCTCTTGTGTTGGTTGGCGGTGGAAGCATTATTATTGGTAATGAAATACATGGTGTAAGTGAAATAATAAGGCCGAATAATTTTGGAGTAGCTAATGCTTTAGGTGCTGCTATAGCCCAAGTTAGTGGAGAAGTAGACCGTATTTACTCTTTGAGCGAAATGAGCAGAGAAGCAGCATTAAATGATGCTAAGCAACGCGCAATAAATGAAGCAATAAAAGCAGGAGCTAATCCTGACACAATAGAGATTGTTTACGTTGAAGATATACCTTTAGCATATCTTCCAGGAAATGCGGTTAAAATTAGAGTTAAAGCTGCAGGTAGTTTAATTTAA
- a CDS encoding NAD(P)/FAD-dependent oxidoreductase, whose product MEKKREYYDVVVIGGGPAGMTAAIYCGRARLKTLLIEKSLVGGLATYTSEIENYPGFPEGIGGLELMKLFEQQTKRFGVQIKLTDVKGLRIEEDYKVVSTFRVDYYAKAVIIATGGKPRLTGAKGEENFLYDKGISFCATCDAAYYTDKKVMIIGSGDAAIEEGIFLTKFAREVHVSVLHDEGIMDANKVAQEKALKNEKMIFHWNTMVEAFEGNERLERVVLKNLKTGELIPVDVDGCFLFIGYVPNTEIFKGLIDMTPKGYIITNENMETNIDGVYAVGDVRDKFLKQVATAVGDGAIAGVMAEKYIEETDYFTNEILKAKETVLAYVYNAVEAKDREYLMKVEEFHKKYADKLKMCRIDTYKSDRLAKRLYCEKVPCIAVLKEGKVVKHIYNLEDFEKELLSCI is encoded by the coding sequence ATGGAAAAGAAAAGAGAATATTATGATGTAGTAGTTATTGGCGGTGGACCTGCTGGAATGACAGCAGCTATATATTGTGGACGTGCGAGACTTAAAACTCTTTTGATTGAAAAGTCTCTCGTTGGTGGCCTTGCCACATATACCAGTGAAATCGAGAATTATCCGGGATTTCCTGAGGGAATTGGTGGACTTGAGTTGATGAAATTATTTGAGCAACAGACTAAAAGGTTTGGCGTGCAAATAAAGCTTACAGATGTAAAAGGCTTGAGAATAGAAGAAGACTATAAAGTAGTTTCTACTTTCAGGGTTGATTATTATGCTAAGGCTGTTATTATTGCGACAGGAGGCAAACCAAGGCTTACTGGTGCTAAAGGGGAAGAGAACTTTTTATACGATAAAGGAATATCTTTTTGTGCTACCTGTGATGCGGCCTACTACACTGATAAAAAGGTTATGATAATTGGAAGCGGAGATGCAGCTATAGAAGAAGGAATATTCTTGACCAAGTTTGCAAGAGAAGTTCATGTATCTGTTCTTCATGATGAAGGAATAATGGATGCCAATAAAGTAGCGCAAGAGAAGGCCTTGAAAAATGAAAAGATGATATTTCATTGGAATACAATGGTTGAAGCTTTTGAAGGGAATGAAAGGTTGGAAAGGGTTGTCCTTAAAAATTTAAAGACAGGAGAATTAATCCCAGTAGATGTAGATGGTTGTTTCCTGTTTATAGGTTATGTTCCTAATACGGAGATATTTAAAGGTCTAATAGACATGACACCTAAAGGTTATATCATAACAAATGAAAATATGGAAACTAATATTGATGGAGTATACGCAGTAGGAGATGTGAGAGATAAATTCTTGAAGCAAGTTGCTACAGCAGTAGGAGATGGTGCAATAGCGGGTGTTATGGCAGAGAAGTATATTGAGGAAACGGATTACTTTACGAATGAAATTTTGAAGGCTAAAGAGACAGTGTTAGCATATGTCTACAATGCTGTAGAAGCAAAAGACAGAGAATATCTTATGAAGGTTGAGGAATTTCATAAAAAATATGCTGATAAACTGAAAATGTGTAGGATAGATACTTATAAGTCTGACAGACTTGCTAAGAGGCTGTACTGTGAAAAGGTACCCTGTATTGCTGTTTTAAAAGAAGGCAAGGTGGTAAAACACATTTATAACTTAGAGGATTTTGAAAAAGAATTGCTTAGCTGTATATAA
- a CDS encoding sulfurtransferase TusA family protein: MAEYRLDCLGEACPVPLLKTQKEMEKLKVGDVLIVEIDHSCAMKNVPEWARNMGYNVEIEEVDDGQWEVYIEKTK; the protein is encoded by the coding sequence ATGGCAGAATACAGACTTGATTGTTTAGGAGAGGCTTGTCCAGTACCACTTTTGAAGACTCAAAAAGAGATGGAGAAATTAAAAGTTGGCGATGTTTTGATTGTAGAGATAGACCACAGTTGTGCTATGAAAAATGTGCCAGAATGGGCAAGAAACATGGGATACAATGTAGAAATTGAAGAAGTTGACGATGGCCAGTGGGAAGTTTATATTGAAAAAACTAAATAA
- a CDS encoding cytosine permease, whose product MEQHALDPIPESEKRPWYSIALIWAGSMICVSSLMVGGAIVQGMPLLEAIIAGAIGYTIIIVYMTFQGMQGADLGVPTVVTSSSAFGREGARFIISTILAISCIGWFGVQASVCGAAFSQIMNMWLGIYIPVWLSGLVWGIIMLVTAVYGYKALEYLNYIAIPALVFLSIVGLIQVLTTFGIENLINYVPKDRYSWSYAIGLAVGGFAVGGVIAADFSRYAKSRKDALTSGLVGVWPAGMFLLVVGALLTVVAGTYDITIALAQLGLGFVGAVILILATWTTNTVNAYSGGLAIVSLFNMENKLRPLMTFIAGAIGTVLAIMGILNYFTSFLTVLTASIPPIAGSMIADYWICKKGNRNMWEAGIVDINWIGIASLVIGFIVALFMKTGISAINGIISSMVCYLVLYYVLKVSKSATALH is encoded by the coding sequence GTGGAACAACATGCATTGGATCCGATTCCAGAGTCAGAAAAGAGACCATGGTATAGTATAGCCCTTATATGGGCAGGATCAATGATATGTGTATCATCTTTGATGGTAGGGGGAGCGATAGTCCAGGGCATGCCACTATTAGAGGCTATAATTGCTGGAGCTATAGGTTATACAATAATAATTGTATATATGACATTTCAAGGAATGCAGGGTGCTGACTTAGGTGTTCCCACCGTGGTTACGTCCTCATCGGCTTTTGGCAGAGAGGGGGCACGGTTTATAATTTCTACTATTCTTGCAATATCCTGTATAGGATGGTTTGGAGTACAAGCAAGTGTATGTGGAGCTGCGTTTTCTCAAATAATGAACATGTGGCTTGGGATTTATATACCTGTATGGTTAAGTGGATTGGTATGGGGTATTATTATGCTAGTGACTGCTGTATATGGCTATAAGGCACTGGAATACTTAAATTATATTGCCATACCAGCGCTTGTATTTCTCTCTATAGTAGGTCTAATACAGGTTTTGACAACATTCGGTATAGAGAATTTGATAAATTATGTACCAAAAGATCGCTATTCCTGGAGTTATGCGATTGGTTTGGCTGTTGGAGGATTTGCAGTAGGAGGCGTCATTGCTGCTGACTTTTCAAGATATGCAAAAAGTAGGAAGGATGCTTTGACATCAGGACTTGTGGGTGTCTGGCCAGCGGGGATGTTTCTACTTGTAGTTGGGGCACTCCTCACTGTAGTAGCCGGTACATATGACATAACAATTGCTTTAGCTCAATTAGGGCTGGGATTTGTGGGTGCTGTAATCCTTATTTTGGCTACATGGACTACCAACACGGTAAACGCCTACTCAGGGGGGCTAGCTATTGTAAGCCTTTTTAACATGGAAAATAAATTAAGACCACTTATGACCTTTATAGCCGGTGCTATAGGCACTGTCCTTGCCATCATGGGCATATTAAACTATTTTACTTCTTTCCTTACTGTACTTACTGCAAGTATACCGCCTATTGCCGGTAGCATGATTGCGGATTACTGGATATGCAAAAAAGGAAATAGAAATATGTGGGAGGCTGGTATTGTAGATATTAACTGGATAGGAATAGCATCATTGGTTATAGGCTTTATTGTGGCATTGTTTATGAAAACAGGTATTTCAGCCATAAATGGCATAATATCTTCAATGGTATGCTATTTGGTATTGTATTATGTATTGAAAGTGTCAAAATCAGCTACTGCTTTGCATTGA
- a CDS encoding ROK family protein: MGRILCGVDLGGTKISTGLVDEKGNIIRSTKIPTMAEKGPEEVIKRIEQSVYDVLKEAGLKLSDLKGVGIGSPGPLDAKRGVVISPPNLPGWDNVPIVDILSHKLGVKVKLENDANAAAIGEHLFGAGKGIDNFVYITVSTGIGGGVIIEGKLYSGENSNAAEIGHHTINFNGPRCNCGNYGCFEAFASGTAIARFAQEGIQNGKDTMIRDLAKDGVVKSEHVFEAAKLGDEFAKELVDNEAFYLGVGISNIMAFYNPKKIAIGGGVSTQWDMLYDKMMETIKKKALKPNAEVCEVVRAELGENVGVLGAAALLL; this comes from the coding sequence ATGGGGAGAATCCTATGCGGTGTTGACTTAGGAGGGACAAAGATAAGCACAGGACTCGTGGATGAGAAGGGCAATATCATAAGAAGCACAAAAATACCTACTATGGCTGAAAAAGGGCCAGAAGAAGTGATTAAGCGAATAGAACAAAGTGTTTATGACGTTTTAAAAGAAGCAGGATTAAAATTATCTGATTTAAAAGGAGTTGGGATTGGATCTCCAGGGCCCCTTGATGCCAAAAGGGGGGTAGTTATAAGCCCACCTAATCTTCCGGGTTGGGACAATGTCCCTATTGTGGATATTTTATCTCATAAGCTGGGAGTTAAAGTAAAATTAGAGAATGATGCAAATGCTGCAGCTATTGGAGAACATTTATTTGGCGCAGGAAAAGGTATAGACAATTTTGTTTATATAACTGTAAGTACTGGGATTGGCGGTGGCGTGATAATAGAAGGGAAACTTTATAGCGGAGAAAATTCTAATGCAGCTGAGATTGGGCACCATACTATAAATTTTAATGGACCTCGGTGTAATTGCGGAAATTATGGATGTTTTGAGGCTTTTGCTTCTGGTACAGCTATTGCGAGATTTGCTCAAGAGGGAATTCAAAATGGGAAAGATACAATGATAAGGGATTTAGCTAAGGATGGAGTAGTAAAATCAGAACATGTATTTGAAGCGGCAAAATTGGGAGATGAGTTTGCGAAAGAATTGGTTGACAATGAAGCTTTTTATCTTGGAGTGGGAATTTCAAATATCATGGCTTTTTATAATCCAAAAAAAATTGCCATAGGTGGTGGCGTATCCACTCAATGGGATATGCTTTATGATAAAATGATGGAAACAATAAAGAAAAAAGCATTGAAGCCTAATGCCGAGGTTTGTGAGGTAGTAAGAGCTGAATTAGGAGAAAACGTGGGAGTTTTAGGAGCGGCAGCATTACTCTTATAA
- a CDS encoding sigma-54 interaction domain-containing protein: protein MRNNLIDSLQETFGFVTELQKECLSFISPSKAGYHVWSPPCTPTCPNINNCPYDLILSFKIEKNNFLVALPKKRSKNLKITPASIIKFLQIVLETSFASEQKTNNILLLEQTLQFLAKQSNIEFYLFNNKGQIILSQNSSFVQLSPSDIWEKLGDTNDSEGFIKTQWGNFYYHLFVKNDKPIGLIIWKIKSFQKNVNFCPSRKDYSFAIIGKNYHFTEIKKLIRQIAATEHTILLQGESGTGKELFARYIHHLSPRKDDPFIAINCAAIPENLLESELFGYEDGSFTGARRGGKPGKFELANGGTIFLDEIGDMPLPLQAKLLRVLEDRQVERIGATISRPVDIRVIAATNKNLKELIDAKLFREDLFFRLSVFPVYIPALRERRDDILLLLDFYLKNICLEQDKPFKIFSPETIEILQNYSWPGNIRELKNVVTYAVSLCKDDIITPQYLPKYLQNGVSFNKYQFTNVKSEHSFIEDEQLKNQLEILLAKYGKSTQSKKLIAQELGISLATLYRWLKKYRIR from the coding sequence ATGAGAAATAATTTGATTGATTCTCTTCAAGAAACCTTTGGTTTTGTAACCGAACTTCAGAAAGAATGTTTATCATTTATATCACCTTCAAAAGCAGGCTATCATGTTTGGTCACCACCATGTACTCCCACTTGTCCAAATATCAACAATTGCCCCTATGATTTAATACTTTCTTTTAAAATAGAAAAGAACAATTTTTTGGTTGCTTTACCTAAAAAACGTAGCAAAAATTTAAAAATAACGCCTGCCTCAATCATTAAATTTTTGCAGATTGTATTAGAAACATCATTCGCTTCTGAACAAAAAACAAATAATATTTTATTACTAGAACAGACATTGCAATTTTTAGCAAAACAATCAAACATAGAATTCTACCTCTTCAACAACAAAGGGCAAATAATCTTAAGTCAAAATTCTTCTTTTGTTCAGCTCTCTCCATCTGATATTTGGGAAAAACTGGGTGATACCAATGATTCAGAAGGATTTATAAAAACTCAATGGGGAAATTTTTATTATCACCTCTTTGTAAAAAATGATAAACCAATAGGCTTAATAATCTGGAAAATCAAATCATTCCAAAAAAATGTAAATTTTTGTCCATCACGCAAAGATTATTCTTTTGCTATTATAGGTAAAAACTATCATTTTACTGAAATAAAAAAACTCATCCGTCAAATAGCTGCAACTGAGCATACAATACTTCTTCAAGGTGAAAGTGGTACAGGCAAAGAGCTTTTTGCTCGTTATATTCATCACTTAAGTCCTCGAAAAGATGATCCTTTTATTGCCATAAACTGCGCCGCAATCCCTGAAAACCTTCTTGAAAGCGAACTTTTCGGCTATGAAGATGGTTCATTTACAGGTGCTCGTCGCGGTGGCAAACCGGGTAAATTTGAACTTGCTAATGGCGGAACAATTTTTCTTGACGAAATTGGAGACATGCCCTTACCATTACAAGCAAAATTATTACGGGTTTTGGAAGACCGACAAGTAGAACGAATTGGTGCTACTATTTCTCGTCCAGTTGATATAAGGGTTATTGCAGCAACTAATAAAAATTTAAAAGAATTAATTGATGCTAAATTATTTAGAGAAGACCTTTTTTTCCGCTTAAGTGTTTTCCCAGTCTACATACCAGCACTACGTGAGCGCCGAGATGATATCCTTCTTCTTTTAGACTTTTATTTAAAAAATATCTGTCTTGAACAAGATAAACCATTTAAAATTTTCAGTCCAGAAACTATTGAAATTCTTCAGAATTACAGCTGGCCAGGAAACATACGAGAATTAAAGAATGTAGTAACTTACGCCGTTTCACTTTGTAAAGACGATATAATTACTCCACAGTATTTACCGAAGTACTTACAAAATGGCGTATCCTTTAATAAATATCAGTTTACTAACGTTAAAAGCGAACACTCATTTATTGAAGATGAACAGCTCAAAAATCAATTGGAAATTTTATTAGCTAAATATGGCAAATCTACACAATCAAAAAAATTGATTGCTCAAGAATTAGGCATTAGTTTAGCAACCCTTTATCGTTGGCTTAAAAAATATCGCATAAGGTAG
- a CDS encoding DUF917 domain-containing protein produces the protein MKKDIEKLEKIDLQAVEDIAVGAALLGTGGGGDPYVGKLMAIQSIQRNGPVELIDVENIPDDALVVPVAMMGAPTVLVEKVPSGKEIFKAFDSLQSFLGKEVYAVLPIEAGGVNSMIPIMVAGERKVPLVDVDGMGRAFPELQMVTYHLYGVSATPMVLADEKGNSILLHTINNFWTESLARNATVVMGGSVMIAIYPMSGKDVKQAGIRNVVSYSAQIGKAIREARKKGENPIEALLEVTGGYMLFKGKISDVQRRTTGGFVRGEAHIDGIDQYKGEAMIIDFQNENLIARRNGKVVATVPDLICTVDAHTALPITTEGLRYGQRVFIIGIPCDEKWRTEKGIETVGPRYFGYDVDYIPVEELNRG, from the coding sequence ATGAAGAAAGATATAGAAAAATTGGAGAAAATCGATTTACAAGCGGTGGAAGATATCGCAGTAGGGGCTGCTCTTCTTGGAACTGGGGGAGGAGGAGACCCTTATGTAGGTAAGCTTATGGCTATTCAATCTATACAAAGAAATGGTCCAGTAGAACTTATTGATGTGGAGAACATACCTGATGATGCATTAGTTGTTCCCGTGGCAATGATGGGAGCGCCGACAGTATTGGTAGAAAAGGTTCCTTCAGGAAAAGAGATTTTCAAGGCTTTCGATAGTCTCCAAAGTTTTCTTGGAAAGGAAGTATATGCAGTTCTTCCTATTGAAGCTGGTGGCGTTAATTCAATGATACCTATTATGGTTGCAGGTGAAAGAAAGGTACCATTGGTAGATGTAGATGGTATGGGAAGGGCTTTTCCAGAGTTGCAAATGGTAACATATCATCTTTATGGAGTTTCTGCAACACCTATGGTTTTAGCAGATGAAAAAGGTAATTCTATACTTTTACATACTATCAATAATTTCTGGACTGAAAGCCTTGCGAGGAACGCTACAGTAGTTATGGGTGGATCAGTTATGATAGCAATTTACCCGATGAGTGGAAAAGATGTAAAACAAGCAGGAATAAGAAATGTTGTATCTTATTCAGCACAAATTGGAAAAGCGATACGCGAAGCCCGCAAAAAAGGTGAAAATCCAATAGAGGCGCTTTTAGAGGTAACAGGTGGCTATATGCTTTTTAAAGGCAAAATTTCTGATGTGCAAAGGCGTACTACGGGTGGATTTGTTCGTGGAGAAGCTCATATAGACGGAATTGACCAATACAAAGGGGAAGCAATGATTATTGATTTCCAAAATGAAAATTTAATAGCACGTCGCAATGGGAAAGTTGTAGCTACAGTGCCTGATTTGATTTGTACCGTTGATGCCCATACAGCCTTACCTATAACCACCGAAGGATTACGTTATGGACAGAGAGTATTTATTATAGGAATTCCGTGTGATGAGAAGTGGAGAACTGAAAAAGGTATAGAAACAGTTGGTCCGCGTTACTTTGGATATGATGTTGATTATATACCTGTAGAAGAACTCAATAGAGGTTAA
- a CDS encoding LysR family transcriptional regulator: MNINNLRAFYKTVYYKSISSSAKELYLSQPAISQQIKTLEKDLKTTLLKRSNRGVIPTPAGELVYQYAERILNLYDNMLQDLQCCENDCVNRLTISCCPTIGQYALPCTLHEFKKKNKNITLHVEHNFSNEVIHHIKEGGIDIGFIEGCYTDENINCIPLGEFKMHFVASGNWELKNLPKNKLFYYHFFIIHKNCALRKIIEETFLKYGIDINKLKIEIESPSIESIKSLVAAGHGLSILPYISIKKELYTKTLTIIEVDNIEFNYTYSLIYNKKIRKKIKSDFIDFIKNSGKKFFC; the protein is encoded by the coding sequence ATGAATATCAACAATTTGAGAGCTTTCTACAAAACAGTTTATTATAAAAGCATTTCATCTTCTGCAAAAGAATTGTATTTATCTCAGCCTGCTATAAGTCAGCAAATAAAAACTCTTGAAAAGGATTTAAAAACTACTCTTTTAAAGAGAAGCAATAGAGGTGTAATTCCAACACCGGCAGGAGAATTAGTTTATCAATATGCAGAACGAATTTTAAATTTATATGACAATATGCTCCAAGACCTACAGTGTTGTGAAAATGACTGTGTAAACAGACTCACAATATCTTGCTGCCCTACCATCGGCCAATATGCTTTGCCCTGCACTCTTCACGAATTTAAAAAGAAAAATAAAAATATTACACTTCACGTAGAGCACAATTTTAGCAATGAAGTAATCCATCACATAAAAGAAGGAGGCATTGATATAGGATTTATTGAAGGCTGTTATACTGATGAAAATATAAATTGCATTCCTCTAGGAGAATTTAAAATGCATTTTGTCGCTAGTGGCAATTGGGAGCTAAAAAACTTGCCAAAAAATAAATTATTCTATTACCACTTTTTTATCATTCATAAAAACTGTGCATTGCGAAAAATAATTGAAGAGACATTTCTTAAATACGGCATTGACATAAACAAATTAAAAATTGAAATAGAGTCACCTTCTATCGAATCAATAAAATCTTTAGTTGCTGCAGGACATGGTTTATCTATTTTGCCTTATATTTCTATAAAAAAAGAGTTGTATACTAAAACCCTCACTATTATAGAAGTAGATAACATCGAGTTTAATTACACCTATTCACTTATATATAACAAAAAGATTCGTAAAAAAATTAAGTCTGATTTTATTGATTTTATCAAAAACTCAGGCAAAAAATTCTTCTGTTAA
- a CDS encoding sulfurtransferase TusA family protein, producing the protein MIWELISFGEICPLPLLKAIEKYKKMEKGDVLKIVVDHSCSLKNIQEYFLKLNCSVEIDEVLNGVWEIYIKK; encoded by the coding sequence ATGATTTGGGAACTTATAAGTTTTGGAGAAATTTGTCCACTACCTCTTTTGAAGGCCATTGAAAAATATAAAAAAATGGAAAAAGGTGATGTGTTAAAAATCGTGGTGGACCATAGCTGTTCTTTAAAAAACATACAGGAATATTTTTTAAAGCTTAATTGTTCAGTGGAAATAGATGAAGTTCTAAATGGAGTATGGGAAATATATATAAAAAAATAA
- a CDS encoding DNA-3-methyladenine glycosylase I, translating to MNRCPWCLSDELYIKYHDEEWGVPVHDDTKHFEFLVLESAQAGLSWITILRKRENYRKAYADFDPMKVSQYDEKEREELIKNSGIIKNRKKIEASIHNAKRFIEIQKEFGSFDQYIWGFVNYRPIINAWEKIEDIPSKTELSDKISQDLKKRGFIFIGSTIIYSYMQAVGIVNDHLISCFRYKELIESFK from the coding sequence ATGAATAGGTGTCCTTGGTGTCTTAGTGACGAGCTTTACATAAAATATCATGATGAAGAATGGGGAGTGCCTGTTCATGATGATACAAAGCACTTTGAGTTTTTGGTTTTAGAATCAGCACAAGCAGGTCTTAGTTGGATTACTATTTTAAGAAAAAGAGAAAATTACAGAAAGGCCTATGCTGACTTTGACCCTATGAAAGTGTCACAATATGACGAAAAGGAAAGAGAAGAACTCATAAAAAATAGTGGAATTATAAAAAACAGAAAGAAAATAGAGGCTTCAATACATAATGCAAAGAGGTTTATAGAAATACAAAAGGAATTTGGAAGTTTTGATCAATATATTTGGGGTTTTGTAAATTATAGACCTATAATAAATGCGTGGGAAAAAATTGAAGATATACCTTCTAAAACTGAATTATCAGATAAAATCAGCCAAGACCTTAAAAAGAGAGGATTTATTTTTATAGGTTCTACTATTATATATTCCTATATGCAGGCGGTAGGTATAGTAAATGACCATTTAATAAGTTGCTTTAGATATAAGGAGTTAATTGAGTCTTTTAAATAA